The DNA window TGATTCGAGCACGGCAATGCGTTCTTTCGATACACCGCGCCCTCCACCTTGGTAAGCGAAAGTAGCATCGGTAAAACGGTCGCACAGCACCCACTTACCAGCATCTAACGCTGGTAAAATTCGTGTGTGCAGATGCTGGGCCCGAGCAGCAAACATCAGCAGTAACTCCGTCATTTCGTGAACTGCCTCATCACGGGGAGCCAACAAAAGCTCACGAATATTCTCTGCCATCGGCGTACCGCCCGGTTCTCGAGTCACCAGACAATCAATACCCAAGGATTCAAGAACCTCAGCAGCATTTTTCATCTGCGTAGACTTGCCGACACCCTCGCTGCCTTCAAAGGTAATAAAACGGCCTCGAGTTGCCATTACTGATCTCCGCCGTTGTTAGTCTTTGCATCCGGAATCGGATAAGACCGATACCCTTCTTTGCGATTCAACTGAAAAGCTCTGACAGCCCTCTGGTGCTCTGCCAAGGTTTTCGAAAACTTGTGACTACCGTCACCTTGGGCGACAAAATACAACGCGTCACCGTCATCCGGATGCAGAGCGGCGTGAATGGAGTCTCGCCCAGGAAGTGCTATTGGCGTGGGTGGCAAGCCATCAATACGATACGTGTTATAAGGTGTGTGCTTACGCAGATCGCGCCGGCGAATTCGGCCGTCGTATTTATCTCCCATGCCGTAGATAACGGTTGGATCTGTCTGCAGACGCATTCCTTTCTCCAATCGGCGGACAAAAACGCCCGCCACTTGCTCTCGCTCATAAGGTGCGCCAGTTTCACGCTCGACAATCGAGGCCATAATCAGGGCCTGGTATGGCGTATCGTAGGGGAGATCTTTACCACGCTCGCCCCACTCCTGCTCTAGCAGCCGGGTCATTCGATTGTAGGCGCGTTTCAGAATGTCCAAATCTGTTTCACTGCCACTGAACATGTATGTATCCGGAAAAAACCATCCTTCAGGATGCGCGCCCTTAGCACCCACGGCTTCCATGATTTTTTTATCGGTCCAGTCTGTCGTTACTTTCTTCAAGTTATCGGACTTCGCCAGCGCGCTACGCAGTTCAGCAAACGTCCAACCCTCGATAAACTGAACCGCCCACAGTTTAACCTTGCCTTCTACCATTGAATCAACGATTTCCAGCGGGGTCATCCCCGGTGTCAGCTCATAATCTCCGGCCTTGATGCGGGTAAGCTCGGGCTTCAAACGCCCATACAACCGTAACCAAAGTGAATCGGAAACTAGCCCTTGGCGAGCAAGCTCGTGTGTAAGGCCATTGAATGAGGTGCCGTGCTCAACACTGAACAACAATGGTTCTTCGAGTGCCACCGGCTTCTCAAGCGTGCCCAAGCCCTGCCATACCCACAGTCCCGCAGCCGCCGCTGCAATCACGCCCAGAGCGAAAACCGAAACTAATAACTTCCTGAACACGCGTATTATTCCATTGTTGGAGTTGAACCGCAGATTGTCGCAAGCCGGCCGGTAACAGGCAAATCTTGTCCGGCTAATGTCCGCACAGAAACCACACCTTGCACGCTGTTGGTCAAATAAACGCCCCGGCAAGTGGATGCGAACATGTCCTCCAGCAAAACAGGTGCTTCGTGAACCTCTTCCGCATTTGCTCGAAGGCGCTCCATAACATACCTACGCATCACTCCCAGGACGGCGACCGAGTCAGGCGACGGAGTACACCAACCATGATCCGTTTCGATGAAAAGATTGGTGCGTGTTCCCTCAACAATATGGCCTTCAGCGTTTGCCATGAGCATCTCAAACACCCCGTCTTGGAGCTCCGAGGCGGCCATTACCTGCTCAATCCGGTTCAACGACTTCATACCGGAAAATAATGGGTTCACGGTCAATGGCACACGAGAGAAATCAACGGCTACGCCAGTGTTCGGAGCCAATGCCGGCATAGCAGCGTGAGAAATCAGAAGGTTGGGTTGCATGTCTGGTGTTGGACGATAGCCTCGGCCACCTGAGCCTCGGGTGAGCGTCAACTTGAGCACCCAAGAACTCCCAGAATAATGATCGGAATACCGCTTTAGCGCTTGATGGAATAGTCGCTCAAGCTCAGCCCGGTGAATGGGAATGCGCAGACGTGCCGCGTCCCGGATCATTCTGTCCAAATGATAGTTAATCAGATGGGCATTACCACCATCAACCCGGATGGTTTCAAATAGCCCGTCACCATAGGCCAACCCTCGATCACTAGGCGGAAAAACACCGTCTTCCGCCCAATATAGCGTGACCACGATGAGCTCAGCCCTCGAATCGGCTAAAAATCAGCGTACCGTTGGTGCCGCCGAAGCCGAACGAATTAGACAAAGCGACTTTAATGTCGGCTTTTCGGCTGTTGTGTGGCACAAAATCCAAATCACACCCATCAGCCGGGTTATCAAGATTAATGGTCGGCGGCAAAATACCATCACGAACAGCCAAAACTGAGAAAATCGCCTCTACAGCTCCCGCCGCACCCAACAAATGGCCAGTCATCGATTTAGTACTGCTTACCGCGAGGTTTTCAGCATGTTTACCAAAGACCGACTTAACCGCCGCTACCTCGGCAATATCACCAGCCTGAGTGGACGTGCCGTGGGCGTTAATATAATCCACCTGATCCACCGACAGGCCCGCATCGCGAATCGCATTGGCCATTGAACGGGCCGCACCCTCACCACCTTCAGGGGGCGACGTAATATGGTAGGCATCATCGCTCATGCCAAACCCTGTAACCTCACCATAAATGGTAGCGCCACGAGCTTGAGCGTGCTCGAGCGCTTCCAGCACTAGCACACCAGCCCCATCACTTAACACAAAGCCATCACGGTCCTTGTCCCAAGGGCGACTGGCCTTCTCAGGCTCATCGTTGCGTGTCGACAAAGCTCGTGCAGACGAGAAAGCGGCAACCGCTGAACGCGTTGTCGCCATTTCTGAACCGCCCGCCAACATAACATCTGCGTCACCGTAAGCAATGGTGCGCGCCGCATAGCCGATATTGTGGGTGCCGGTGGTGCAGGCTGTCACAATGGCAATGTTCGGGCCTTTGTAACCAAAACGAATGGCAGTGTTACCCGAAATCATGTTGATGACCGAGGCCGGCACAAAGAAAGGAGAAACCTTACGAGGCCCCGACTTCTCCATCTGGATAATGTTCTTTTCTATGTATTCCAGACCGCCAATACCGGAGCCAATCGCAATACCGACACGTTCACGGTCTAGCTTGCCATATTGCTCCAAACCACTGTCATCCGCCGCCTGCTGTGCCGCAATCAAACCATAGTGAATAAAAGGGTCAAGTTTTCTCGCTTCCTTGCTGGACAACCAGGGTTCCAGATCGAGATTTTTGACGGCACCACCAATGCGTGTGTTGTAGTCGGTTGCGTCAAAGCGATCTATCGCGCCAATACCGCTCCGCCCGGCGCACACTGCATCCCATGAGGACGCTACATCGTTCCCCACCGGTGAAAGCATTCCCATGCCCGTGATAACAACCCGTCGTTTGCTCATATCCTCATTCACCTGATTGTTCTTTAAAAATATCCATCAACCTTGCTGATATTTAGCCAATAAAAAAGCCGTCCTTCAATTTACAAAAAAGGACGGCTTTCGCCTGGCAATCTGATCAGCAGAGTATCAGGTATGCGCGACGATGTAGTCGATCGCGTTCTGAACCGTGCCCAGCTTCTCGGCTTCTTCGTCAGGAATTTCAGTTTCGAATTCCTCTTCAAGGGCCATAACCAGCTCAACAGTGTCCAGTGAGTCAGCGCCAAGATCCTCTACAAAAGAAGATGTGTTCTGAACTTCGGACTCTTTAACGCCCAACTGTTCGCATACGATCTTCTTAACGCGCTCTTCAACTGTACTCATAATGTCCTCACTTTAGTGTCAACCAAGCAACTCAATGATTGCCAGTTTAGTTTAAACCCTACCTGCAGACAAGCAGGGCGATCAGTTAAACATGTTATACGACAGAGGGTTGCAATACCGCGCCTAGCGGCACTTACCCCATATACATGCCGCCATTCACATGAATCGTTTCACCTGTAACGTAAGCAGCACCATCGGATGCCAGGAAAGCCACAACGGAAGCAATCTCATCAGGCTCACCCAAACGCCCTGCTGGTATAATTTCCAGCATAGCGTTACGCTGTTTTTCGTCCAGTTTTTTAGTCATATCGGTGTCAATAAAGCCCGGCGCAACACAGTTTGCGGTAATACCCCGGTTGGACATCTC is part of the Marinobacter sp. JH2 genome and encodes:
- the tmk gene encoding dTMP kinase, giving the protein MATRGRFITFEGSEGVGKSTQMKNAAEVLESLGIDCLVTREPGGTPMAENIRELLLAPRDEAVHEMTELLLMFAARAQHLHTRILPALDAGKWVLCDRFTDATFAYQGGGRGVSKERIAVLESLVQGDVRPDHVILLDAPVETGMARAKHRGELDRFEQEHVEFFQRVRNSYLERATANPCQYHIVNAALPLEQVSESVTALLRALAKAPLLAG
- the mltG gene encoding endolytic transglycosylase MltG; the encoded protein is MFRKLLVSVFALGVIAAAAAGLWVWQGLGTLEKPVALEEPLLFSVEHGTSFNGLTHELARQGLVSDSLWLRLYGRLKPELTRIKAGDYELTPGMTPLEIVDSMVEGKVKLWAVQFIEGWTFAELRSALAKSDNLKKVTTDWTDKKIMEAVGAKGAHPEGWFFPDTYMFSGSETDLDILKRAYNRMTRLLEQEWGERGKDLPYDTPYQALIMASIVERETGAPYEREQVAGVFVRRLEKGMRLQTDPTVIYGMGDKYDGRIRRRDLRKHTPYNTYRIDGLPPTPIALPGRDSIHAALHPDDGDALYFVAQGDGSHKFSKTLAEHQRAVRAFQLNRKEGYRSYPIPDAKTNNGGDQ
- the pabC gene encoding aminodeoxychorismate lyase, producing MVTLYWAEDGVFPPSDRGLAYGDGLFETIRVDGGNAHLINYHLDRMIRDAARLRIPIHRAELERLFHQALKRYSDHYSGSSWVLKLTLTRGSGGRGYRPTPDMQPNLLISHAAMPALAPNTGVAVDFSRVPLTVNPLFSGMKSLNRIEQVMAASELQDGVFEMLMANAEGHIVEGTRTNLFIETDHGWCTPSPDSVAVLGVMRRYVMERLRANAEEVHEAPVLLEDMFASTCRGVYLTNSVQGVVSVRTLAGQDLPVTGRLATICGSTPTME
- the fabF gene encoding beta-ketoacyl-ACP synthase II — encoded protein: MSKRRVVITGMGMLSPVGNDVASSWDAVCAGRSGIGAIDRFDATDYNTRIGGAVKNLDLEPWLSSKEARKLDPFIHYGLIAAQQAADDSGLEQYGKLDRERVGIAIGSGIGGLEYIEKNIIQMEKSGPRKVSPFFVPASVINMISGNTAIRFGYKGPNIAIVTACTTGTHNIGYAARTIAYGDADVMLAGGSEMATTRSAVAAFSSARALSTRNDEPEKASRPWDKDRDGFVLSDGAGVLVLEALEHAQARGATIYGEVTGFGMSDDAYHITSPPEGGEGAARSMANAIRDAGLSVDQVDYINAHGTSTQAGDIAEVAAVKSVFGKHAENLAVSSTKSMTGHLLGAAGAVEAIFSVLAVRDGILPPTINLDNPADGCDLDFVPHNSRKADIKVALSNSFGFGGTNGTLIFSRFEG
- the acpP gene encoding acyl carrier protein; translation: MSTVEERVKKIVCEQLGVKESEVQNTSSFVEDLGADSLDTVELVMALEEEFETEIPDEEAEKLGTVQNAIDYIVAHT